One Thauera sp. K11 DNA window includes the following coding sequences:
- the fabI gene encoding enoyl-ACP reductase FabI, with translation MTPIVNLEGKVGLITGIANEKSISTGVAEACAQAGAKLIVTYQNEKTRAFIEPVIDRLGITDVFLLDVTQPETLDKTFAEIDARYGRLDFVLHSMAFAKRDDLHGRVVDTSADGFGLAMDVSTHSFVRLAKKAEPLLEKAGGGSLVTMTYLGSEKVIPNYGVMGLCKAALEAATRYMAAELGPKNIRVNAVSPGPLMTRAASGIAGFDGLMATAVERSPMHALVTPEDIGALTAFLFSDAGRLISGGVHFVDAGYNIMA, from the coding sequence ATGACCCCGATCGTCAATCTCGAAGGCAAGGTGGGCCTGATCACCGGCATCGCCAACGAAAAATCCATCTCCACCGGCGTCGCGGAAGCCTGCGCGCAAGCCGGGGCGAAACTGATCGTCACCTACCAGAACGAAAAGACGCGCGCATTCATCGAGCCGGTGATCGACCGTCTCGGCATCACCGACGTCTTCCTGCTCGACGTGACGCAGCCCGAGACCCTGGACAAGACCTTCGCCGAGATCGACGCGCGCTACGGCAGGCTCGACTTCGTGCTGCACAGCATGGCCTTCGCCAAGCGCGACGACCTGCACGGCCGCGTGGTCGACACCTCGGCCGACGGCTTCGGGCTGGCGATGGACGTCTCCACCCATTCCTTCGTCCGCCTGGCGAAGAAGGCCGAGCCGCTGCTGGAAAAGGCGGGCGGCGGTTCGCTGGTGACGATGACCTACCTCGGTTCGGAAAAGGTCATTCCCAACTACGGCGTGATGGGCCTGTGCAAGGCGGCGCTCGAGGCCGCCACGCGCTACATGGCGGCCGAACTCGGCCCCAAGAACATCCGGGTCAACGCGGTGTCGCCCGGCCCGCTGATGACGCGCGCCGCCTCGGGCATCGCCGGCTTCGACGGCCTGATGGCGACCGCCGTCGAACGCTCGCCGATGCATGCCCTGGTGACGCCCGAAGACATCGGCGCGCTGACGGCCTTCCTCTTCTCCGATGCCGGCCGCCTGATCTCCGGTGGAGTGCATTTCGTCGATGCCGGCTACAACATCATGGCGTAA
- the folE gene encoding GTP cyclohydrolase I FolE, which translates to MNHPEDHAPFHDHGPQPESIGIPRRGRFDPAAFERAVADLLLACGIDPATAHTGRTARRVRELWQHRLLGGYELDPAEVLGDGFTDPREDMVVVRGIAVHGVCPHHLVPFRGVAHVAYLPGGRLHGFGRIARLVDAIGHRFTYQEWMTRDIADALMTHGKARGAACVIEAEQLCLLLGEDRRGDERVVTQAWSGVFAGSAQLRNEFLHALDRRRG; encoded by the coding sequence ATGAACCACCCGGAAGATCACGCCCCCTTCCACGACCACGGCCCGCAGCCCGAGAGCATCGGCATCCCGCGCCGGGGCCGGTTCGACCCGGCGGCCTTCGAACGCGCCGTCGCCGACCTGCTGCTCGCCTGCGGCATCGATCCCGCCACCGCGCATACCGGCCGCACCGCCCGGCGCGTGCGCGAACTGTGGCAGCACCGGCTGCTGGGCGGCTATGAACTCGACCCGGCGGAGGTCCTCGGCGACGGTTTCACCGATCCGCGCGAGGACATGGTGGTGGTGCGCGGCATCGCGGTGCACGGCGTGTGCCCGCACCATCTCGTCCCCTTCCGCGGCGTGGCCCACGTCGCCTATCTGCCGGGCGGGCGGCTGCATGGCTTCGGCCGCATCGCCCGCCTCGTGGACGCGATCGGCCACCGCTTCACCTACCAGGAATGGATGACGCGCGACATCGCCGACGCGCTGATGACGCACGGAAAGGCCCGCGGCGCGGCCTGCGTGATCGAGGCCGAACAGCTCTGCCTGCTACTGGGCGAGGATCGCCGCGGCGACGAACGGGTCGTCACCCAAGCCTGGTCGGGCGTCTTCGCCGGCTCGGCCCAGTTGCGCAACGAATTCCTGCACGCGCTCGACCGCCGGCGCGGCTGA